The Acidimicrobiia bacterium genome contains the following window.
GGCCGAGCTGTTCACGAAGGTGCTGGCCAGCGGCTACCGCCGAGCCGACGTCAGCCACGCCCGGGTGGTCCTCGTCGAGATGGGCACCGAGCTCCTCGGCTCGTTCCGGCCCGCGTCGCGCCGCCACGCCGAGCAGACCCTCCGCGCTCGGGGGGTGTCTGTCCGCTTCTCGGACCAGGTGGTCGAGGTGACGCCGGCCGGAGTGCGGTTCGCCTCCGGCGAGCTGCTGGCGACCCGCACCGTGGTCTGGACCGCGGGCGTGAAGGCCAACCCGCTCGCCGACCGGCTCGGGCTGCCCCAGACCCGGGGCGGGCGGATCGCGGTGGAGCCCGACCTCTCGGTGCGCGAGAGCCCGGACGTCTTCGTCGTCGGCGACGTCGCCGCGCCGACGGACCGCGGCCGGCTGCTGCCCCAGCTGGCGCCGGTGGCGATGCAGACCGGCGCCCACGCCGGCGAGCAGGTCCT
Protein-coding sequences here:
- a CDS encoding FAD-dependent oxidoreductase, which codes for AELFTKVLASGYRRADVSHARVVLVEMGTELLGSFRPASRRHAEQTLRARGVSVRFSDQVVEVTPAGVRFASGELLATRTVVWTAGVKANPLADRLGLPQTRGGRIAVEPDLSVRESPDVFVVGDVAAPTDRGRLLPQLAPVAMQTGAHAGEQVLRRLRGEPTRPFRYRDKGTMATIGRRAAVADLPLGVTLRGTVAWLAWLVLHLVYLVGFQNRAQVLLQWAWNYLTWDWGPRLILDPDS